One part of the Diadema setosum chromosome 22, eeDiaSeto1, whole genome shotgun sequence genome encodes these proteins:
- the LOC140245067 gene encoding uncharacterized protein, with product MEVQQPQEQLHHPAKPGAVANTNVVCEERSPPTGKQVKPKKKLVKSVTVSGTNMAGKVPQAKQGPKTAEKSSDVEDRLSRLESLLSKVVDALPSVNSTPPKPASRHFVAYDEAHSAGQCEIPMETDFQQCGEPHVRDTGEANREEGEFASDAADVLEIPVLAAKFAKPGDTGLPVDEDLASSTTYLISHPLEEKVLEEMASKYPAPSNCVYLATPKVNGPIWDNLPQHTRSRDAKLQRVQKSLTKGLSALIQSFPSPRLTDTQQDALALLCNANFELNSLRKELIKPDMAATYSHLCKPSTPVTKFLFGDELGKRMKDLKEEQKAASGVMRNPISRPQSSTYHPYRGAAFSKRQYRSAGWTASSAASTHRPTAGGSSRPFLGQRPQWGHSKQPPPRTASRPPQQAPQHRPPMQRKK from the coding sequence ATGGAGGTACAACAGCCCCAAGAACAGCTGCATCATCCGGCTAAGCCCGGCGCAGTGGCAAACACCAACGTTGTTTGCGAAGAACGTTCCCCTCCGACAGGCAAACAAGTCAAGCCGAAAAAGAAACTAGTTAAGTCGGTCACGGTTTCCGGTACTAACATGGCGGGTAAAGTGCCGCAAGCGAAGCAGGGCCCAAAGACGGCCGAAAAATCCTCGGATGTCGAGGACAGACTATCGAGACTGGAAAGTCTTCTGAGTAAAGTGGTCGACGCGCTGCCCAGTGTAAACTCCACGCCGCCGAAACCGGCATCGCGCCATTTTGTGGCGTACGATGAGGCGCACAGCGCCGGACAGTGTGAAATTCCTATGGAAACTGATTTTCAACAGTGCGGGGAGCCGCACGTGCGTGACACGGGCGAAGCCAACAGAGAAGAAGGCGAATTTGCGTCAGACGCGGCAGACGTGCTAGAAATTCCCGTTCTCGCAGCAAAATTTGCCAAGCCGGGTGATACAGGGCTACCGGTAGACGAGGACTTAGCCAGCTCTACTACTTACCTCATAAGCCACCCTCTAGAAGAAAAAGTGTTGGAAGAGATGGCATCTAAGTATCCAGCCCCGAGCAACTGTGTTTACCTCGCTACACCGAAGGTGAACGGCCCGATCTGGGATAACCTACCGCAACACACACGCAGTAGAGATGCCAAGTTACAGCGTGTGCAGAAGTCGCTGACGAAGGGCCTGAGCGCGCTAATACAGTCCTTCCCATCACCTCGGCTGACCGACACACAGCAGGACGCATTGGCGTTGCTGTGCAATGCCAATTTTGAACTCAATTCGTTGAGGAAAGAACTTATCAAGCCGGACATGGCAGCCACTTACTCTCATCTTTGCAAACCTTCCACTCCCGTCACTAAATTCCTATTCGGGGATGAATtgggaaagagaatgaaagatcTCAAAGAGGAGCAGAAAGCTGCATCAGGGGTGATGAGAAACCCAATTTCGCGGCCACAGTCTAGTACGTACCACCCGTACAGGGGAGCAGCTTTCTCCAAGCGACAATACAGAAGTGCTGGCTGGACTGCAAGTTCAGCTGCCTCAACACACAGACCAACAGCCGGCGGTAGTAGCAGGCCTTTTTTAGGTCAGCGCCCACAGTGGGGTCACAGCAAGCAGCCACCACCCCGCACAGCGAGCCGCCCCCCACAACAGGCTCCACAGCACAGGCCTCCAATGCAGCGCAAGAAATAA
- the LOC140245068 gene encoding uncharacterized protein: MRQPFERTGLKKEIVDILAASWRASTQKQYCVYIKKWKDFCKSKKKSHLHSSVQFVLEFLSELFHVGGLGYNALNTARSALASFLVLEDGASTVGNNILISRFMKGVFHLRTPRPRYVDTWDVNIVFCYLRKLSPANALSLQDLTKKLCMLMALISTQRAQSLQLLNLDNMILKGSSVTFHFSELLKQNRPGNAGYTLSMRAYPPDRRLCVVNYIKAYIRRTEEIRGQERRLFISFRRPHAKVTSQTISRWIKDVMTAAGIDTSKYKAHSTRAAATSAAHRADLPVSFILEKAGWTNEKTFRKYYRKPLLDGSKCLSTALLK; this comes from the coding sequence ATGCGGCAGCCCTTCGAAAGGACAGGACTAAAGAAGGAAATTGTGGACATTTTGGCCGCTTCTTGGAGAGCCTCTACCCAGAAGCAATATTGTGTGTACATAAAGAAGTGGAAAGACTTTTGCAAGAGTAAGAAGAAAAGCCATCTTCACTCTAGTGTTCAGTTTGTTTTAGAATTTCTTAGTGAGCTTTTTCATGTCGGAGGTCTTGGATACAATGCACTCAACACAGCAAGAAGTGCGCTCGCATCATTCCTAGTTCTTGAGGATGGTGCCTCTACAGTTGggaacaacattttgatatcaagattTATGAAGGGAGTTTTCCATCTCCGAACCCCAAGACCTCGCTATGTAGATACTTGGGATGTAAATATTGTGTTTTGCTATCTCAGAAAGCTGTCACCGGCAAATGCACTGAGCCTACAAGATCTCACCAAAAAGCTATGCATGCTCATGGCTCTCATCTCAACACAGAGAGCACAGTCGTTGCAGCTCCTGAATTTGGACAACATGATACTCAAGGGATCATcagttacatttcatttcagcgaGCTACTGAAACAAAATAGGCCTGGAAACGCTGGCTACACACTGAGCATGAGAGCCTACCCTCCAGATCGTCGATTGTGCGTTGTCAACTACATCAAAGCCTACATACGGAGGACTGAGGAAATTCGAGGCCAAGAGCGTCGGCTCTTTATTAGTTTTCGCAGACCCCATGCGAAAGTTACGTCACAAACCATCTCCAGGTGGATCAAAGATGTTATGACAGCGGCAGGAATcgacacttcaaaatataaggCTCACTCAACAAGAGCAGCTGCGACGTCAGCTGCACACAGAGCAGACTTGCCAGTTTCGTTTATCCTTGAGAAGGCAGGCTGGACGAATGAAAAGACTTTCAGAAAGTACTACAGAAAACCTTTGCTGGATGGGAGCAAGTGTCTTTCAACTGCTCTACTAAAATGA